The following proteins are encoded in a genomic region of Sneathiella marina:
- the ccmI gene encoding c-type cytochrome biogenesis protein CcmI, producing MIWFVVGVILAVSVGILIWPFTKKGLVSVSRTDGGLQVYEQQLNELRRDVDQGIMGTEEAESLAIEIKRRMLRVDQHKDPKNAGGSQTNRLIMIGLVLCVPLASLFIYFDLGSPDNPSQPLASRDIEAEKAAFAGDNIDQLIETLIDRLKSQPDNLDGWILLARSLSRSERYKEAAETFLQATALAPNDPDLYVGAGENFYFHAEGVVDADAENAFLKARDLDASHPGARYYLAVLQAQRGNVKEALDSWIDLFKQSPADAPFMTILERRIRDAAGKTGMEIGTLFDSKSDLMTTGPSEEDIAAAADMSADDRQAMITSMVDRLSTRMAEAPDYDGLMRLGQVYATLKEFDKSADAYGRASALVKDDVAAMAAEAFALIQASDSSANIPSRSIALYRKVLTLDSEQPQALWYVGVAEAQAGRDEEALRLWTKLQKLAAEDSQLYQAVTKSIGDLVDK from the coding sequence ATGATCTGGTTCGTGGTGGGCGTTATATTGGCCGTCTCTGTCGGTATTCTTATCTGGCCTTTTACAAAAAAAGGGTTGGTGTCCGTTTCGAGAACAGATGGCGGTCTGCAGGTTTATGAACAACAATTGAATGAACTGCGCCGGGATGTGGATCAAGGAATAATGGGTACCGAGGAAGCAGAGTCCCTTGCTATTGAAATCAAACGCCGGATGCTGCGCGTCGATCAACATAAAGATCCCAAAAATGCGGGTGGTTCACAAACCAATCGATTGATAATGATTGGTTTGGTGCTGTGCGTCCCATTGGCCAGCCTGTTTATTTATTTTGATCTTGGATCTCCCGACAATCCCTCTCAACCGTTGGCGTCGCGGGATATTGAGGCGGAAAAAGCGGCGTTCGCCGGTGACAATATTGATCAATTGATTGAAACGCTCATCGATCGGCTTAAGTCGCAACCGGACAATCTTGATGGATGGATATTGCTCGCAAGAAGCCTGTCGCGTTCAGAACGTTATAAAGAAGCGGCAGAAACATTTTTACAAGCGACAGCTCTTGCGCCGAACGACCCTGATTTATATGTCGGGGCAGGTGAGAATTTTTACTTTCACGCAGAGGGCGTAGTAGATGCCGATGCGGAAAATGCCTTTCTGAAAGCACGTGATCTTGATGCCAGTCACCCCGGCGCACGCTATTATTTGGCCGTTTTACAGGCACAGCGGGGAAATGTGAAGGAGGCCCTTGATAGTTGGATTGATCTATTCAAGCAGAGCCCGGCGGACGCGCCTTTTATGACAATCTTGGAACGCCGGATCAGAGATGCCGCCGGGAAAACCGGTATGGAAATTGGAACTCTCTTTGACAGTAAATCCGATTTGATGACCACTGGACCGTCAGAGGAGGATATTGCAGCCGCTGCAGATATGTCCGCTGACGATCGGCAGGCGATGATTACATCTATGGTCGATCGATTGTCGACAAGAATGGCGGAGGCACCAGACTATGACGGTTTGATGCGTTTGGGTCAGGTTTATGCAACTTTAAAGGAGTTTGATAAATCCGCAGATGCGTATGGAAGAGCGTCAGCCCTGGTGAAAGATGATGTTGCAGCAATGGCGGCAGAAGCCTTCGCTCTCATCCAGGCTTCAGATAGTTCAGCCAATATTCCCAGCCGTTCCATTGCACTTTACCGCAAAGTTCTGACCCTTGATTCTGAGCAGCCCCAGGCTTTGTGGTATGTTGGTGTGGCAGAAGCTCAAGCAGGCCGTGACGAAGAGGCCTTGAGGCTATGGACGAAATTGCAGAAACTGGCTGCTGAAGATAGTCAACTGTATCAAGCTGTTACAAAATCTATCGGCGATCTCGTTGATAAATGA
- a CDS encoding NUDIX hydrolase, with protein sequence MASLDPNDYAFKRKIPEGDSMERHVCSDCGWVHYENPKIVVGSVVTFEDKFLLCKRAIHPRKGFWTLPAGYMEQNETTAEGAIREAYEEALANIRIRDMLALYNVPHISQVQVMYRATLDKPEFSAGEESLDVQLFSWSEIPWENLAFPTVYWALHQYEEIKDQESFVPFTNAEGDMLKKSFEMLKR encoded by the coding sequence GTGGCGTCACTAGATCCAAATGATTATGCCTTTAAGCGTAAAATTCCCGAAGGGGATAGCATGGAACGCCATGTCTGTTCCGATTGCGGTTGGGTTCATTATGAAAACCCAAAAATTGTTGTGGGATCTGTTGTTACCTTCGAAGACAAGTTTTTGCTGTGCAAGCGTGCTATCCATCCGCGAAAAGGATTTTGGACGTTACCTGCAGGGTATATGGAGCAAAATGAAACGACAGCAGAAGGAGCAATACGGGAGGCGTATGAAGAGGCTCTGGCGAACATTCGTATCCGTGACATGCTGGCCTTGTATAATGTTCCGCATATCAGCCAAGTTCAGGTTATGTATCGGGCAACGCTTGATAAGCCGGAATTTTCTGCTGGAGAAGAATCTCTGGATGTTCAGCTCTTTAGCTGGTCTGAAATCCCCTGGGAAAATTTGGCTTTTCCTACCGTTTACTGGGCCCTACATCAATATGAGGAAATAAAAGATCAGGAAAGCTTTGTTCCCTTTACGAATGCGGAAGGGGATATGCTGAAAAAATCGTTCGAGATGCTAAAGCGTTAA
- a CDS encoding DUF4197 domain-containing protein, with translation MRNLIVKGIVAGIVGIGFSLSVEAAGLFDKVQKSITDTTNSVTGGSSSSSSTVGNLDVDQITEGLKEALRVGTDTVVGQVGANDGYNGDPSIHIPLPEEMQQAQALLKKFGLSDMADDVEERLNRGAEAAAPKTKEIFYTAITEMTLEDAQGIYNGPDDAATQYFRKVTTADLKETVRPIMEQSLKDVGAISAYESLTAEYNDYPLVPDLKGDLTDHATDQALEGLFHYLAIEEAAIRNDPVKRTTEILTTVFGN, from the coding sequence ATGCGGAATTTGATCGTAAAAGGTATTGTAGCCGGTATTGTTGGCATTGGCTTTAGTTTGTCTGTCGAGGCTGCAGGCCTGTTTGACAAAGTGCAAAAATCCATAACCGATACAACAAATTCTGTCACAGGCGGATCGTCTTCATCGTCTTCAACGGTTGGTAACCTGGACGTTGATCAGATAACAGAGGGCTTGAAAGAGGCCTTACGGGTTGGAACAGATACCGTTGTCGGCCAGGTTGGTGCGAATGACGGGTATAATGGGGACCCAAGCATTCATATTCCACTGCCGGAGGAAATGCAGCAAGCGCAAGCGTTACTGAAGAAATTTGGCCTTTCCGACATGGCGGATGACGTGGAGGAGCGGCTGAACCGGGGCGCAGAAGCCGCGGCACCAAAAACCAAAGAAATATTCTACACAGCGATCACGGAAATGACCCTTGAAGATGCGCAAGGGATTTATAATGGGCCAGATGACGCGGCGACACAGTATTTTCGAAAAGTCACTACGGCTGATTTAAAGGAAACGGTGCGCCCGATCATGGAGCAATCACTAAAAGACGTGGGAGCAATTTCTGCTTATGAAAGTTTAACAGCAGAGTATAATGATTACCCTCTGGTACCGGATTTAAAAGGTGATCTGACAGATCATGCGACGGATCAGGCATTGGAAGGTCTATTCCATTATCTTGCAATTGAAGAGGCGGCCATTCGAAATGATCCGGTGAAACGCACCACCGAAATTTTAACAACCGTATTTGGAAACTAG
- a CDS encoding heme-dependent oxidative N-demethylase family protein — protein MSLSYFPLDGNDFRFTMGLRALKNRSWLHEDQNHRTDLEEKDRILTKYYDQVVAARPGSLTAQQEILELVRDELQTNYPNTDVPMPPNADEVPIVIAARHVQEDLVLMQEINNKFILSAACVCFPTGWNLQEKAGKPLMAIHDPVPDLNERIGNPIDRFFQNLKGGKKVERFNWGLYDCADLFQPAWRRDTHHPNKQIDADNIGHKVFFRVERQTLQRLSNGKDILFTIRIFTNTLAEVTSEKSRATKLLRSLQTMPNSIKKYKSINRFDAPLMAFLKAASN, from the coding sequence ATGAGCCTTTCCTATTTTCCTCTGGATGGGAATGATTTTCGGTTTACCATGGGGCTACGCGCCCTGAAGAACCGGTCCTGGTTACATGAGGATCAGAACCACCGCACAGATTTGGAAGAAAAAGATCGGATCCTTACAAAATATTATGATCAAGTCGTGGCGGCACGCCCGGGGTCACTGACAGCACAGCAGGAGATTCTTGAGCTTGTGCGCGACGAGCTTCAGACAAATTACCCTAATACAGATGTTCCCATGCCTCCCAATGCAGATGAAGTACCAATTGTCATTGCAGCTCGGCATGTTCAGGAAGATCTCGTCTTGATGCAAGAAATCAACAACAAGTTTATCCTGTCGGCCGCCTGCGTCTGTTTTCCGACGGGCTGGAATTTACAGGAAAAGGCCGGAAAACCGCTTATGGCCATCCATGATCCTGTTCCTGACCTCAATGAGCGGATCGGTAATCCCATTGATCGTTTTTTTCAAAACCTGAAGGGAGGGAAAAAGGTTGAGCGTTTCAATTGGGGTTTATACGATTGCGCTGATTTGTTTCAACCTGCATGGCGTCGCGACACCCACCACCCCAACAAGCAGATAGATGCTGATAACATCGGTCACAAGGTGTTTTTCAGAGTGGAACGGCAAACTCTACAGCGCCTGTCCAATGGCAAGGACATCTTGTTCACCATACGAATTTTTACGAATACCCTGGCTGAAGTCACGAGCGAGAAAAGTCGGGCGACGAAGCTGCTTCGAAGCTTACAGACAATGCCCAATTCCATAAAAAAATATAAATCTATCAACCGTTTCGATGCGCCATTAATGGCATTTTTGAAAGCCGCTTCGAACTAG
- a CDS encoding septation protein A has product MATRRMPTGLKPATEFGPLLIFFAAYYFGDLYVATGAIMVTTLISLAISYYYTKTLPAMPLVTAVVVMIFGGLTLYLEDETFIKMKPTIVNTMFSAILFTGLLFGKSFIKILFDNFWNLDDIGWKKLTVRLAVFFLLMAVLNEIVWRNFSTDIWVNVKVFASPALTFVFFMAQVPFITKHTVEKTAETDE; this is encoded by the coding sequence ATGGCAACCCGTAGAATGCCCACTGGCCTGAAACCGGCAACTGAATTTGGACCTCTGCTGATTTTCTTCGCGGCCTATTATTTCGGGGATCTATATGTGGCAACCGGTGCCATTATGGTAACCACACTGATCTCCCTTGCGATCTCCTACTATTATACCAAAACGCTCCCGGCCATGCCATTGGTCACTGCAGTTGTGGTTATGATATTTGGCGGATTGACCCTGTATTTGGAAGACGAAACTTTCATCAAGATGAAGCCGACAATCGTCAACACGATGTTTTCCGCAATATTGTTTACTGGCCTCCTCTTCGGGAAATCCTTCATCAAGATCCTGTTTGATAATTTCTGGAACCTGGACGATATTGGCTGGAAAAAGCTGACAGTCCGACTGGCAGTCTTCTTTTTGCTAATGGCCGTTCTAAATGAAATTGTCTGGCGCAATTTCTCCACAGATATCTGGGTCAATGTTAAGGTTTTTGCGTCACCGGCGCTAACCTTCGTGTTTTTCATGGCGCAAGTCCCCTTTATCACCAAACATACTGTCGAAAAAACCGCAGAAACTGACGAATGA
- the ftsY gene encoding signal recognition particle-docking protein FtsY — translation MSDKEEKKGWFRRLQDGLKRSSSAISTGITDIFTKRKLDDDVLEELEELLITSDLGVSTAARITTNIAKTRYDKEIEPDEIRQALADEVTAILAPVAQPFILMEDRKPHVVLVVGVNGSGKTTTIGKLAHQFRQTGKKVVLAAGDTFRAAAIEQLQIWGERTGCDVVTTKVGGDAAGLAYSAIEKAKADNADLLLIDTAGRLQNKSDLMAELEKVIRVIQKLDADAPHSCLLVLDATTGQNALNQTEIFGKVCEVTGLVMTKLDGTARGGVLVAIADKFGLPVHAIGVGEGVENLQPFEASDFARALSGTNNN, via the coding sequence ATGAGTGATAAAGAAGAAAAAAAAGGCTGGTTTCGCCGTTTACAAGATGGCCTGAAACGGTCTTCCAGTGCAATCTCCACCGGTATTACGGATATCTTCACCAAACGCAAGCTGGATGATGATGTTCTGGAAGAGCTGGAAGAGCTGCTCATTACTTCGGATCTCGGCGTATCCACAGCGGCTCGCATTACAACCAATATTGCCAAGACCCGGTATGACAAGGAAATCGAGCCCGATGAAATTCGCCAGGCCCTGGCCGACGAAGTAACAGCTATACTTGCGCCTGTTGCGCAACCATTTATCCTTATGGAAGACCGAAAGCCGCATGTGGTGCTGGTTGTTGGTGTAAATGGATCCGGTAAAACGACAACGATCGGCAAGCTTGCCCATCAATTCCGCCAAACCGGTAAAAAAGTGGTGCTCGCCGCAGGAGATACCTTTCGCGCAGCCGCAATTGAACAGCTTCAAATCTGGGGAGAGCGGACCGGATGCGACGTTGTTACAACGAAAGTCGGTGGTGATGCCGCCGGTCTTGCCTATTCGGCGATTGAAAAAGCAAAAGCTGATAACGCCGACTTGCTCCTTATCGATACGGCGGGGAGATTACAGAATAAAAGTGATCTGATGGCGGAACTTGAGAAAGTTATTCGGGTTATTCAAAAACTCGATGCCGACGCCCCTCATTCCTGCCTCCTGGTACTGGATGCGACAACTGGACAAAATGCCCTGAACCAGACAGAAATCTTTGGCAAGGTTTGTGAAGTCACAGGGCTGGTAATGACGAAGCTCGACGGTACGGCGCGCGGTGGCGTGCTGGTCGCCATAGCGGATAAATTTGGTCTGCCCGTCCATGCAATCGGTGTTGGTGAAGGCGTGGAAAACCTGCAGCCATTTGAAGCAAGCGATTTTGCCCGGGCGCTTTCCGGTACCAATAATAATTAG
- the mtaB gene encoding tRNA (N(6)-L-threonylcarbamoyladenosine(37)-C(2))-methylthiotransferase MtaB codes for MGENKPLKSPELITFGCRLNTYESEVMRGHAIASGLSDAVIVNTCAVTNEAERQARQAIRKARRDHPNSQIVVTGCAAQTNPEQFSEMPEVDRILGNLEKLEPAAFGLEKTERVQVNDIMSAEETAGHLIEGFEGRARAFLQIQNGCNHRCTFCIIPFGRGNSRSVPLGAIVDQARTLSKNGYKEFVLTGVDITAYGEDLPGAPTLGQMCRRLLAAVPEIQRLRLSSLDPVEVDDDLWRLIEHEPRLMPHLHISLQAGDDMVLKRMKRRHLRADVYEFVEKARRLRPNVVFGADIIAGFPTETEEMAANSLNLIRDCDIAYMHVFPYSARPGTPAAKMPQVPGNLRKDRAADLRAAGDKNLASFLETLVGSEQAVLVENEETGRTTHYAPVVFDFKAHPGDIINVTINKTDGKKLSASAVS; via the coding sequence ATGGGTGAGAATAAGCCTCTCAAGTCGCCTGAACTAATCACTTTCGGCTGCCGGTTGAATACCTATGAATCAGAGGTTATGCGCGGGCACGCCATTGCAAGCGGGCTGTCGGACGCCGTGATTGTGAACACATGTGCGGTTACCAATGAAGCGGAGCGTCAGGCGCGCCAGGCTATTCGTAAAGCGCGCCGTGACCACCCGAATTCACAAATTGTTGTCACCGGTTGTGCCGCCCAAACTAATCCCGAGCAATTTTCTGAAATGCCTGAGGTGGATCGCATCCTCGGAAATCTAGAGAAACTGGAACCCGCGGCTTTTGGCCTGGAAAAGACGGAGCGCGTTCAGGTAAACGACATCATGTCAGCAGAAGAAACCGCTGGGCATTTGATCGAAGGCTTTGAAGGTCGTGCGCGGGCCTTTCTTCAAATTCAAAATGGATGTAATCATCGCTGTACGTTCTGCATCATTCCTTTTGGCCGTGGGAATAGCCGATCGGTTCCGCTCGGTGCAATCGTGGATCAGGCCAGAACGCTTTCAAAAAACGGTTATAAAGAATTTGTCCTGACCGGTGTTGATATTACCGCATACGGAGAGGATTTACCCGGCGCACCCACTTTGGGTCAGATGTGCCGCCGATTACTTGCCGCAGTTCCCGAGATTCAGCGCCTGCGTTTATCGTCTCTTGATCCCGTGGAGGTGGATGATGATTTGTGGCGCCTTATCGAACATGAGCCTCGCCTAATGCCGCATTTGCATATCAGTTTGCAAGCGGGCGACGATATGGTTCTAAAACGGATGAAACGGCGTCATCTCCGCGCAGATGTATATGAATTTGTTGAAAAAGCCCGGCGTCTGCGCCCCAATGTGGTTTTTGGTGCCGATATTATCGCTGGATTTCCCACGGAAACTGAAGAAATGGCAGCCAATAGCCTTAACCTGATCAGAGACTGCGACATCGCATATATGCATGTGTTTCCTTATTCCGCTCGCCCGGGCACACCAGCTGCAAAAATGCCGCAGGTTCCGGGAAATCTCCGAAAAGACCGCGCCGCAGATCTTCGGGCTGCAGGCGATAAAAATTTGGCCTCTTTTCTGGAAACACTAGTTGGGTCTGAGCAAGCTGTTCTTGTTGAAAATGAAGAGACCGGTCGTACAACCCATTATGCCCCTGTTGTCTTCGATTTCAAGGCTCACCCCGGAGATATCATCAACGTCACCATCAATAAAACGGACGGCAAGAAGCTTTCCGCCAGCGCAGTTAGTTGA